CCAAGGAAAAGACTATACCACTAAATAAAAGAAATATGGTGTAAACAGTCTGTTAAACATAGTTTTAAGAATTCcgttcaagaaggttatggtggacagtttattgttcaccccagcaaaacttaattgtgttgttggtgtatcttgtctcatgtcctggttcaaaagagacaataTTTTGCACAATTCAGGctttagaatttttttattttattgttttcgcctgtttggaattcttccatctttttatATCTAATTGGTATTGAAAAGGGTTTCCCCGTTAGTTTCATAAAAGAGGGTTAATATCGATAATTCTGCCTTCtctagggttgtgagttgtgcgtacgtgaattttttgttgtttaaaggttctgtaaccctacattacTTTTCATACTCTGAAaatctctttttatcacaagatagcttgttgagtctgatttgtgaTTTCCTCCCACAATCTCATTCttgaatggagactccaagcattatgtcttctgattgaaaagatgttaatgtgattgttaagccatcaatcatgaaggaaaaagataaatctcccttTACCtcaaactttgaaaagaaaaagaaggaatgtgaggaaaccaagagttgttccttcaaattcccagaagttttctggtgttcttgaagagtttaagGAAACAAGAAATGAGATCCAGCAAATAAAGGCAATTGTTTTGAGGACTcacgaaattcagaaggccctggttcggcatcaatctagaaggtttgttggaattgactcttatcttcatgaaccttatgttcccatgtttgttgacgacaaggagttcggggacgataaatatttttttaaaggtCTCAatgactaggaaacttcttatgagaatgtaTTCTtctgttttaagaaggataactagggtttggaatagcaattattgtgagtacacatagctattactaACGATtttttatcttgcaatgtttttagatttatttatttaaattctaaagtttttgtGGAAGAATATTTTGCTGTATtagtctttattggttttatatattgcaaattgttatggaatatgtgtgtttacgtccgtgaactatgattgcccatacatgctcaaaagttaagtctatcatatgtctttgtgcaaatattgatggaagatagaatgaacttttaactccaaagattaagtctattatatgtcattgtgcaaatagtgatgaaaaatagaatgaaaatttgattattccgcagtattggtctttccctgatccacatctttgtgaatCTACTGTgttgttccgtaagttttcttatgttgagcatggacaattgttttaatcattttctttgtggttaattcaattgagatttttggatacgaattcatgtttcatgtgatttgattatgtccaaagaaatccttcttttcttgtaaaagtaaggtcgctcttattattttttcgggaatgacattttatggagaaGAGTTCTTATTtgtacttgtgcttaattgccaaatctttgtggggagtgcggatatgaaatattgtaggagttttcttgtatctttataaactccttgataaatgcatttagtttcgactatatgatggcatctaaacaaagttgatatgttatctttgggtcatgaagtatctctatggaaatttcattaggatcccactagttttcgtacctttgccaatttttgttgacaaaaggggggagaattaacgtgtagttcacaccacaaatacatacggtttacggatcattatgtaagggggagtggttttcattgtgagataaagtattgactaagggggagtgatacatatcaccatagtattgttgtcaaagttatggtacaattgaactttgatgatgtgtaataatactatgatattgtataacaatgattgagagaaactgttttctcattgttatggctatggatcttcaacatctatgatgctgagttgaacacgttcaaaatcactggagtacttggaagtgacgaagatttcgagtaatgttgaaaaaccaaggagatcaagcatttagatgagaagctacaaagttttatttattttgtaatccatatgtattgatagttttgccactaaaattgacaaaatcgGAGatggttagagcactgctcggtcgaactcgcaagcgttgctatctcaagcttgtttgtcaagtttagtgatcaaaactataagtcttgatttctagtctacttatagcgatgtctcagactaggatagattgtgtagttgagctttagaattcacgacgttcgatcaattgaagacgaagaactactaatgagagcttgtggaacttcatcaacaaaaggtatgtggagactgaaacttatctatcactcagaaagtctatttctactctatctccttcttgagacaaattactactccctccgtttctggaaaagttttagcttcactttttcaatttggcctatttttaggctaaaatggaAAAGTGAAggtaacacttttccagaaacggaggtagtatataGTATttgatttatacacatttgatatttcgagatgagtttaactcgcttacatatttctcgaaatatgtgttggtaagctttcgctttaaccaacttcatcttatattcttgacgaaagtcaaaagattatcatatgaaaatcgcctagtaacatcttatatgatttttatgagacagtcatttgatgtagactcggaatgtttcgtattgatcattcgctcacttgaaaattgctttgaagctaatagtttatgtgagacagctattgtcgtcttctaagaatgtttcaatgattgaaatggagtttagaacatttACCTTAATTGGAttattatagacatagtatgcgtacttgcatatatgttgatccaagaccggtgtagtatgcatacccgtatgcgtattggcAAGGTCAGGTGAAGTctgggagccttggtatgcgtacccgtatgcatactggcgaactcagttgaagtccgtcAACtttggtacgcgtacccgtatgcgtactggtttcaactgaagtttggatgtgtgacagtatgcgtacccgtttgggtACTGTCGAACACAATCCaagtctggctacttaggtatgcgtacccgtttgcatacttgagtgagttatgttctaaaatcggttatgtcatgaaccaatacattaatgaaataaggaatgcaatctttttcaaaccgtggctataatattcatgaatggattcaagtgaatcaaattgattttgtttcaatagtgtcttgtatacttctatgagaatataaaaaattgaacaactctagaactagtttcatttgagtcatttgaactagttgtggttaatatgaataaggttgatatgaaagtgttcatatggcgaacttcggttaactattgttgagccaacaaggtgtacacgtttaggtacgattactcatatctaagtgaaggtacatttcatttgtgtgtaacaagataagttcgatataacggttgaaatatattagcttgagtctaatcaggtttttatctaactgttaatattgaattctttgttaccaaggtaacattgattgcaaaccctgatttgaaaaatatataagggaaaactctagcaactgaaaaacctaatccccacacctcatgtgtgattctagttgcgactagagtcgattctcctttaaccttaggttgtTTTTCAaaaaccctgtaagttaacgagttgaagacttcattgggattgtgaaactagACCCAACTATGTTcgttgtagttgcgtgttatgattttcccttttctatcatattgagtattatcttctataagattttctcgagattgatctccaataggaaagataaaaagaagtcacaaacatcttcgtctcatcgtttgtgaccacaatatcttgtttcgcttccatatgattaagattattatgaggtgattgataatactatgctgttcttcaggaatataagtccagtttatcaattggttcctgtgcaccttgatttatcaaaagacgaagaaaaacttataggtatttctgtgggagacagatttatctatctcaatagacttttctgtgtcagACAAATttgcttatcaagtcttcgactttgggtcgtagcaactcttagttgtgcgtgagatcagctaagggaatcaagtgcgtagaatcctgctagggttcagagacgtaaggagtgcaactgtaccttgatcagtgtgacattgattagggctcaactatattccagtctgaagttcattagtagtaggctagtgtctatagcggcttaatacagtgtggttttcaaagatGTACTAGGTCCcgatatttttctgcatttgcggtttcctcgttaacaaatttctggtgtctgtgttatttttttttcgcattatatttgtttatataattgaaatattacaggttgttcgttatgttcaatcagttcttgaatccggcctttgggttgttgattgaattgattgacacttggatattggtttatgataccatccaagttatttatcttatattcaatcaggctcgcaaattcctatttgtttgattgcggattgaattgaaaaattgagatataaactctttggtatacttttctaaaatattgagtctcactgtctagttgattctcttgaaagtatattggagtttttccatacatattgctaaacgaaatactgggtgtggttgttagacccccgcctttcaGACATATCTAACTTTATAGCCATCAaccattttttcttaattttatttttttcattgtaTCTACCCATTTATGAGATAATACTATATTATCAGAATTTGACGACCTTGCAGAAAAGCTGCTTggaacaaacttattattttgttCAAAATGGGCCTTAAACGATTGGTTATAATTTTCGAAACAATTTTGTAGGAGGTGTTACATAGGCTTATAGGTCTAAATTCTGAAGCATTCCTAGGACAAGTAACTTTTAGGTTATGGATAttctccttttatgacatcacaATTGCCACAAAAATGTTAGCACAcaaccagactttgcattaccaccaaggtaaatgaattcaagagagataactttaatcttcCGTCCAACTGTATACAATGAGACACCTTCGACTCTATCGCATATTACCTGGTTACCATTACAGTCTTTGGGTCATCTTCTTCTGTTAAACACACTTAATAATAACCTGAGCGCAAATCCAACTTGGTGAAGTACTTAGTCTTGGCTAATCTATCGAACAAGTCCACCTGTTTTGAGAATGGAGTTGGAACTAGTTTCCACAATGGGTTTTGGCACCCCATTAGGAGACCGATTTATTGGTCGGATGCAGTTTGCTTGGAAATCATTTGTCCAAACAAGGAATTGAATGTTTCATATTCAATGATGGAAAGGAGATTGGTTAATCCTGAGTGTTGCCATACCGACCACTGTAATACCTCTTATTAGCTTCAGGTGGACGACTATGATGAAAACTATGGTGATCGGGTTATGTAGAAGGCTAGCAATAGTGATGAGTTTATATTGAAGGATACTTATAGAGATTTATCTGGAGCTATGGTGGATGTATACTAGACTAAGATGGTTTGGTTTAAACATCATATACCGAGACACTCTTTTATATGTAGGTTAGCTTGTCATAGAAATTTGAAAGTTAAAGATAAATTGCAGAGATGGGGCTGGTTGAGAATGAAAACTATGTGTTGTTTTTAAATAGTTTTCCTATCATGTGTAGAAGgaaataaataaaagatttttcAATTTTGAAAGAAAGAGTCCAGAGGGgttgggttttttgatttttgattttttttgatattagacTCAAGTGTATTGCTTCTTATTTTTCAGATGCTGACATGCATCATATCATAAGCTTTCTAGACATATGGGGAATAAATTGCGGTCACAAGAAGGATATTAAAAAGGAGTGGGCACCAAGTAcatcaccaacttttttgttcgacaaaaatagaactttgcgatttctatctattttgccCGAAAGATATTatgagaacctcgataacagaaaaacaaGATCAAAATACACTaaatatcaaggtaaagatagttgtacctgacttcacgaatccccaaagcgaagtatTTTAGTCGTAGACATTATTATGTTTATCAGAGGAAACCTGGATCAATAGATAATGACTCTaacaatcaactaggacacaaagtgtcagtgATTAAATTTCCCAATGGAAAGAGcttctccatttttgcttaaaattcaaactaagataacttaaaaattaaacaaacactttctctgtttactTGAATGGCCCGGTTACGGACCATGGATTGGTAAGCCCTTTTTGAATTTTGGTGACCCCCTAACTATCATGAAAaacagttttttttcttttcttttccttttcttttctttttttcattttgtggaaGGTTGAAAAACAATCCTCGGTATACAGtacaaaactttatttttcccAAACACTAGACTGTTGCCTCAATTTaaagcagaagaagtagaaaaaGGAAGAGACTAGAATTTTGTAGAGAAAGCAGAGAGAGAGACGGAGAGAATGGAGAAGGGATCTAAGGTGAGATGTCAGAGAATAGGGTGTGATGCAATGTTCACTGAGGATCAAAATACTGAAGATTCTTGTACATATCATGCATCTGTAAGTATCTCtctttgatcatcatcatctctcTGTATTTCTGTTGTTATGATTCAGAATTGGGGGATTTTTAGTTGCCCTAACTTATTAAACCCGTTGCCCCATAATTGTAATTCAAACAGTAGGATAATTTAGATGTTTTCTGTTTTTAGGGTAGTTTCATGAGAATTTGAGAAACTGGCTGGCCCAGAGTTCAAAACTAAAAGAGCAATTTTAGTTAAGATTGAAATTACATAGCATTGACTTTGCAGTAAATTGTTTTGTAAACAAATTGGAATTTTATAGTAAGGGATGAATGAGTTAGTAAAGCTGGATGTTAGGGGGAGATTGAACTTCGTATTTTTGTTTACATCAGTTTCAGTTTAGAATGAGTTTTCAAGTCTGTTTGTTCGTTTGATTATGCCGCTTTTTTGAGTAGCACTATTGTTGCTACACATTAAGGGTGTACCCAGATTTATCTCACTGATTTTGCATCACGTAGTGGagggtttttttctctttttgcaaAGATGAGGGGTTTTTTTTCCATTACATGACCATCACATACGATTCctcgttttattattcttctTATAGTCCTCTGCAAACGAGCTTGGAGTGAACACTTGGAACTCACTAGATATCATAGTTCGCTTTCTAATTAAATCCGCTGCATAATTCGCTTCACATACGTGTTATATATGAAAGGACTCTTACTTCTCCCTAAGATTTGAAATATTATTCCATATACTCTTCAAATTTCATGGAGTAGCTGCTTGGCTAGCATTAAGGAGGTACACAACTGATTTAGAATCTGTTCGAATACATATTGTAGTATAATTGAAGCCCCTACCAAGCTCCGATTATGGACACACAGAAACTTTGGAGCTTTCttatcatgatttccctttctgTTTGTTTTACTGATATTCAACTTTGTTTTCCCATGTGTTGGTGTCACCTCAACGGAATCTATTGCATCAATCTAAAGGGGGTAAGTTCACATTATAATACATTCAATTCTCTAGAACAAGTTCATTCTTTTTGCAAGTTTTTCAAGTGGCTTCTATGTTTTATATTTTGATTCCTCGAACTCAATCTTAAGCTATTATGTTATGCAGCCAATATTTCACGATGGTACGAAAGAGTGGAGCTGCTGCAAGCAAAGGAGTCACGATTTCAGCTTATTTTTAGCGCTTCCAGGGTAAGGAATATTCGGCAATAACAATTTGCTTTAATTTGGAATTTAGTATTTCACTTGGTGTAACCTAGTATAGTACAGCCTATTCGCATGAGATGCGCCCATTCGTTCAAGTATCTCAAACGTGCAGTGGATGGTTGCAACTTGCAACCAGTTATGAAATGTGATAAGATGTATGATTTGTTGTTCTTCCTTTGAAAACACAGATATAAATGTACGCCTCCTTAGATACCCCCGCCATATAGAGTTTAGTCGGACTGTCCTCTTACAATGACCATACAAAACAATGTTTATGCCTTTCTCCAGTGTGCGCCCAGGCTCTCATGAGTCTCATTCCAATTGAGCTTCTGAAGCGGCTTAGGCCTATGTGTGCCTACTTAATTTTAGTTAGTATTATGTTAAATTAATTATTCAGGCTGCTcaggattttcatgtattaatGAAGATGCAAGACAGGTAAGCATACAACGGAAAAACCCGTGATTGTAAAAGCTGCACCGAAGAAGCCAGTTCCCTTTGTTGCTCCAGCAAGCACTACCTCATCAAAGCTGGATTGTTCAAGATGCCGACAGGGCTTCTTTTGCTCAGAACATGGTAATCTATATTTTAGCTCAGTTTGTTAATTTATTTACCACAGTAATGATGAAAGGCTTTTCGTGTGTTATAAATGTGGTAATTATGCTGAAAGTTTGAATTCGTCAAGCTTTTAATCTGGTTAATGATAAAAGTTCATTTTCTCTGTTATTAGCCAATTTCGCGTTTCTGATCCGCATATTTCAATACCTGAACCCAAACTGGCTCTCAAACATtgttttttccttgtattttatttGAGTAGGTTCACAAGCTAAAGCAAACACAACTATGCCTACTTCTCCTATCCTCCCCAAGTGCAGTACCGACGTTCAGGAAGTCACACCCCCTCCTGCAAAAAAGATAATCAACATTAATGAACCTCAGACTTGCAGGAACAAAGGATGTGGCAgaaccttcaaagaaaaggacAACAGTGATGATGCATGTAGTTACCACCCTGGTCCTGCCGTTTTCCACGACAGGATGAGAGGGGTAAGAAATCTATTTATTCTTTTCCTTTCGATTTCATCGTCTCTCATATACATTGTGGTTACTCCAGCTGCATTGGCATATGCCTCACATTGTCTACCCATGATTTTTGCAGTGGAAATGCTGCGATGTTCATGTGAAGGAGTTCGATGAGTTCATGGAAATACCTCCATGTACAAAGGGGTGGCATAGTTCAGATCCAATTTCTTAACAGGCATTCACGCAGAGATGATTCGTGAACAAGAAGATATTGTAAGTTTATCTCTTgatttagattaattataggtcgAGGTTGCAGTTCCTGCTGGCGCTTATAGAGGATAATCCATCTATGTCGTGTCTAATTGTATTTCACGAGCTTTCCTatcttctaattttttttaagagaagTTTATAAAATTATGAGGGTTGGTTATTTGAAATGTGGACAATTACTTTTAAACTACATTGGAAAGAAATACACAACATCTAAGATAAGTCGGAATGTGCAAATTGAGTTAAACAAATGAGTGGGCCTTGAGTGAACAAGTCTAGCTCATAATGTCGTGCAGTAGAAGAGTAAAGGTGCTGCTCGAGTCTGCTAGAGATGTCATTGCAATAAAAATAGAGTTGCGCAATTCTACTTTTGGTAAAGTGGAATCGAAGAAATTCATGCAACTTCAAAGAAATACTAGGTCACCAGATGTATATGCTACGACAAGTAACAAATTTAACAAACTTCCATTACAAGTAGCAACAATTGGAAAACAAGATGATGTAAGACTAAGCAACAACTTGTTATATTACAGTTGTAAAGGCTATAAATTCTCACACTATGATAAGATGAAGCAGTGGCAGATGAGCAGCAATGGCTTTTACAGGATACAACAGCTTCTTCTCGTATTATGATTATTATCACCCAATCTTTTTAGTAGTTCTGGCAGTTATAGCCTCTTTCACCATTTCTGGTCTTGTCCCCCACACTGTCCATGTTTTTGTTGAAAAATCATTGGTGAAAGTAAAGAAGATGGAGCTACATGGCTGAACTTGCTCAGATTTCCGTTCGTCCTCATCAAAACCAACTTTCCAAATGCCCAATTCACATTCAAACCGCAACAAATGGCCTATTTCTCTAGTATTTTAGTAGTATCCTTATCAATTATTAAATTCGAAACTCTGAGCTCACATAAGTTGTCTTGTATGTATTGACTTGGCCTTGTTTAGTTTTGGTGCAAGTTCATTTCTTCTCCATCCTCCCTTTGTTCGTTCTCTTATTCTCAGCATTTGACTTAGATATGATGAATACGGAAGTAGAAGTGATAATTGTTGGTGCTGGTCCATCGGGATTAGCAACATCAGTATGTTTAAACCATCTTTCAGTACCAAACATAGTCTTAGAAAGAGAGGACTGTTTAGCTTCACTGTGGGCGAAGAAATCTTAcgatcgtcttcatcttcataaaCCCAAACACCTCTCAGAGTTACCTTACATGCCGTTTCCTGCCAATTATCCAACTTACATGTCCAAGGACCAATTTATCATCTACTTGGAGGACTACGCTGCCCGTTTCAAGGTAAATCCATTCTACAACCGACTAGTTGAATTTGCAGCTTTTGATGAATCCACCAAGAAATGGTGTTTGAAAGTCAGGAACCCGGATTCCGACTCTGAAGGGTACGTATGTAGGTTTTTGGTGGTGGCTGCGGGACAAAATTCCGACGCGTATGTACCGGAGATCAAAGGCTTGGATAGTTTCAGAGGTGAAGTTATTCACTCCATAGAGTACAAGTCTGGGGAGAGGTATGCCAACAAAAATGTTATGGTTGGTGGTGCTGGAAATTCCGGTATGGAGATTGCTCTTGATTTATCAAGTTTTGGTGCCAAGACATCAATCGTTGTGCGTAGCCCGGTATGTAATTCATTTTCCGTTGGTTAGACAATATTATGTGCTTGTAAATGTTTCTTATTCAGCTATTGCAATCCATATTTACTGACTTTACCGGTTGATGTGAACTTGAAGATTCACATAATCAACAGAAATATGTCTCTTATAGGATTTACGTTACTGAAGTATTTTCCAATCAACTTACTGGATTGGTTACTCTTCTTTGCCGATCTTGTAATATTTGGCGACACAACCAAGTACGGAATTGCAAGACCCAAAGAAGGTGTCCTGCTgattcaggtaccaatttctgtGTGTTGCGTGGGTTTATATGTTATCCTTGAACTAAATATTGAAGCGTTTTCTTTTTTGTCCTTGACAACAATGCTAAAGGTTTTGCCACCGATAAAACGTGTAACCGGAGACTGCGTGGAATTTGCAAATGAGAAATCGCATCAATTTGATGTCATAGTTTTTGCAACAGGGTTTAGGAGATCAGCAAATAAGTGGCTCAAGGTAATGTAAACTGGATTTGGATTCTGCATTTTAAAGAACGTCGCATAATCTCCAGgagaaaaactaaaaattaatttctgtttctttctttcaAAGGATGGGGAATACATTTTGAATGAAAATGGAAGCGCACACTTTTCAAACAGTTGGAAGGGGGAAAATGGTAGCGAAAAGAGGGTTGTTTGCCATCGCAGAAGATGCAAGGAATGTAGCTAATGATATCAAGACCCAATTGTGAAGCAGGCGCCCTTATACCATTACAGATACCCTCAATGATGTCTTGTCTGAATTTTCATTCTGTCACTGTACATCTCCGGCGAGGATACTTCCGATGTCTAGCGGACAGCTGTTGTGCCAGCCAGATATAACAGCTAACATCGGAAGATCAACCGGAATTAGCCTCGCCGGAGAAGGAGCAGCAATTGTAACAATTCAATACACTCAGTTTTCAGCACACAAAATACTAAAGGTTAAAAATTTAACCTAAAAATCCCAACTACGAGATAATTGAATTTCAATACATACAATTTCTCAAAAATAAATCCATCCCTACATAATCAGTACTAGTAGTACTCATCAGAAAACATGTCCGCAGTGATTTCTTGATCAGTTGAAGTTGTAGTCCCAAAATCATACTCTTGAGAATCAAAACCAAAGACTAAATCATTAACCATCTCTTCATTCAGATAATCATTATCAACAATTTCATCATTACCAGCCGGTAATTCCATCAACGCAAGTGACTTATCTTCatacgaagatgaagaagaagctgtGTTACTGTTCATCTTCAAGTCATTAGATCTCTGTGCGACGCACTTCTGGAGTTGTTCCATATCACTTTTCATCTGTTTTAATTCATCCAAACTCAATCCATCAACATATGTATCCCACCAAGATTTATCATTGCAAACCCCCAAATCACAATTTATCAGAGACTCCATGAAAACCCCTCTTTTCTTCTCAGCTTCTAATTCTTTTTCAACTTCCATATACCTCCCCTGTTCTGGATCGTCATGATCTTTCTGATGAATTTCAGATGCTTCACCATTAACAAATCGATCGAGTAGGAGACCACGATTCCCACAAACATATGGTTTTCCGGCAGGAGAAAAAGCAATCAGTGCAACTTGTGCACCGGTTAAAACAGATAATTCAGTTGCCTTCTTGAACAAACCCTTTCGTCTTTTGGAGAATGTAACTTGTAATCTTgatttgtcttttattttttcaatcttaATCCTCTTACGACCATCACCtccttttttctgtttcttcatcTCAATCATCATCACTTGATTCATCATCATCTCCTTAATTCAGAACAGAACAGAGCGTTAACCAGCAAATACAAGTAGGGAGTAGTACATGGAACATCTACCTTATATAGAAACTCATATGCCGAAAAAAGGAAACCCAAAAAATAGCCGTTAAGAATTGCTAGAATTAGAAAACACGGTAATGAAAAAACAAAGGGAATTTTAAACCCTTAATAGAACTGAGAATAGAAGTTGATCAAAAGTGTCCAGTGGAGAAGTGGTAATTGCTGGTGCTGGCCCATCAGGAATAGCCAAACACCTCTCAGAGTCACCTTCCTGTCATTTCCTGCCAATTTATCCAACAAACATGTCCAAGGACCAAGTACCAATTTACCGCTTACTTGGAAAACTGTGCAGCCTGTTTCAAAGTAAATCCATTAAACAACCTCCAAAAAATGCAACATACTTTGCTCCAAATGTCGGGGCTGCTATAGTTCCTAACACATCTGGCCGCCCAACAAGTGCAAACTTGCAATTCATACGAGATTCACAAAAACAGTCTTAAATACTAAAAATTGACTTCAGATTGGCATATAAATGAGTAAATCAGCATAAAGTAAGTAATTGTTAAACAATGATAAACTACAACTATTTAAAGTAAAAATGTAAAATACGGATGACCTTTTATGCTCCTCATGTTTCACTCTCCTCTTCTGCGCTATCTGATCCACACTTATCAAACAACTTCTCCCATGGGAATTCCTCTTTGTCTTCCCCGAACTCAGATTCTTCTGATTCGTAGGAGTCGGAAGAAAGTGCAGCAGCAGCACTAGACTCAAGGTCAACAGACCTCCAGCAACCTTCTTCGATGAAACCCTGAGGGTTCCTTCTAATACCTTCAAGTATGTCGTTCCAGTTATGCTCCTTCTCATTCTCATAGTATTTGACACTTAATATGCCAAACCACTCTTAGATGACAGCGACCGATGTTGAGGGAATTGAGTTGATTTGGAACACATTACGTGTGAAGTCCTTCAATACGATTGTCATATCGATTTCCCCGAGCCGAAGATGTGCCAAATTAACAAACTCGATCTCTGTCAGTGCAACCACAAAGAAAGGTGTTTTTACGATCCCAGCTAG
The nucleotide sequence above comes from Papaver somniferum cultivar HN1 chromosome 8, ASM357369v1, whole genome shotgun sequence. Encoded proteins:
- the LOC113301419 gene encoding cysteine and histidine-rich domain-containing protein RAR1-like; the encoded protein is MEKGSKVRCQRIGCDAMFTEDQNTEDSCTYHASGPIFHDGTKEWSCCKQRSHDFSLFLALPGCKTGKHTTEKPVIVKAAPKKPVPFVAPASTTSSKLDCSRCRQGFFCSEHGSQAKANTTMPTSPILPKCSTDVQEVTPPPAKKIININEPQTCRNKGCGRTFKEKDNSDDACSYHPGPAVFHDRMRGWKCCDVHVKEFDEFMEIPPCTKGWHSSDPIS
- the LOC113301165 gene encoding agamous-like MADS-box protein AGL61; translation: MMIEMKKQKKGGDGRKRIKIEKIKDKSRLQVTFSKRRKGLFKKATELSVLTGAQVALIAFSPAGKPYVCGNRGLLLDRFVNGEASEIHQKDHDDPEQGRYMEVEKELEAEKKRGVFMESLINCDLGVCNDKSWWDTYVDGLSLDELKQMKSDMEQLQKCVAQRSNDLKMNSNTASSSSSYEDKSLALMELPAGNDEIVDNDYLNEEMVNDLVFGFDSQEYDFGTTTSTDQEITADMFSDEYY